In Rubrivirga marina, the following are encoded in one genomic region:
- the uvrA gene encoding excinuclease ABC subunit UvrA, whose translation MAKTTTAPKRTETTVTNSESKNRFVGKDLVVKGARQHNLKNVDVTIPKKQLVVVTGPSGSGKSSLVFDTIYAEGQRRYVESLSAYARQFLDRMDKPDVDLITGLAPAIAIEQQTGTKNPRSTVATQTEVYDYLRLLFARVGTTVSPVSGEVVVRDSPRSSAEAIQAALPEKTRFYLAFPFPSHKGAKKVEELKALRARGFYRLVALPTETQAKKGAVPEVVDLNATEPASVTTPTKRLYVLVDRLATNPTSDSTTNRIADSVEQAFREGDERAVVITAPRDGEPFEMLEFSARFERDGMEFEEPTPQLFSFNSPLGACPACQGFGRVPGIDEDLVIPNPELSIRQGALAPFRSDQWSKHQRSLIREAGRVGLDLDTPYTLLPKEHKEVVWKGSGDYVGVEGFFAFLQKKAYKMHYRIYNARFRGYTRCPACDGYRLRPQALYVKLRGPAIGGLEGQAEWYHIGELSELTTADAKAFFESVELSEHDQEVAGRVLEEVRKRLGYLVEVGLDYLTLDRLAMTLSGGETQRINLATSLGSSLVGSLYVLDEPTIGLHPRDNDRLISILEGLRDIGNTVLVVEHDEQMMRRADQLIDIGPGSGALGGEVMFQGTFDEALDDENSLTGAYLSGRKTIPVPDERREIDPERAITVKGARQHNLKRLDVSFPLDVITVVTGVSGSGKSTLVHSTLFAALERAKGRDFEGKVGSHDSVEGAELIETVEMVDQSPIGKSPRSNPVTYIKAFDAIRELLASTHQAKIRGYRPGTFSFNVPGGRCETCQGEGVVQVEMQFLADLYLECEACGGKRFKQDVLDVRFKGKNVADILDLTVDEAVAFFEGQGRIETKLQTLQDVGLGYLTLGQPSNTLSGGEAQRVKLAAHLSKTHQGHTLYLFDEPTTGLHFDDIRKLLDAFNALVEAGHSVILIEHNLDVIKAADWVIDIGPEGGRRGGFVVAEGTPEQVAEVEGSHTGRFLREIPA comes from the coding sequence ATGGCGAAGACGACGACGGCCCCGAAGCGAACTGAGACGACCGTAACCAACAGCGAGTCCAAGAACCGATTCGTCGGGAAGGACCTTGTGGTCAAGGGCGCGCGGCAGCACAACCTCAAGAACGTCGACGTGACGATCCCGAAGAAGCAGCTCGTCGTCGTGACGGGCCCGTCGGGATCGGGCAAGTCGTCGCTCGTGTTCGACACGATCTACGCCGAGGGCCAGCGGCGCTACGTCGAGAGCCTCAGCGCCTACGCCCGCCAGTTCCTCGACCGGATGGACAAGCCGGACGTGGACCTCATCACAGGCCTCGCGCCGGCGATCGCCATTGAGCAGCAGACGGGCACCAAGAACCCGCGCTCGACGGTCGCGACCCAGACCGAGGTCTACGACTACCTCCGCCTCCTCTTCGCCCGTGTGGGCACGACGGTGTCGCCGGTGTCGGGCGAAGTCGTGGTCCGCGACTCGCCCCGCTCGTCGGCCGAGGCGATCCAAGCGGCGCTGCCAGAGAAGACGCGGTTCTACCTCGCCTTCCCCTTCCCCTCTCACAAGGGCGCCAAGAAGGTCGAGGAGCTCAAGGCCCTCCGTGCCCGCGGCTTTTATCGGCTGGTCGCGCTGCCGACCGAGACACAGGCCAAGAAGGGCGCCGTGCCCGAGGTCGTCGACCTCAACGCGACGGAGCCCGCCTCGGTCACCACGCCGACGAAGCGGCTGTACGTCCTGGTCGACAGACTGGCGACGAACCCCACCAGCGACTCGACCACGAACCGGATCGCGGACTCGGTCGAGCAAGCCTTCCGCGAGGGGGACGAGCGGGCGGTCGTCATCACGGCGCCGCGTGACGGCGAGCCGTTCGAGATGCTGGAGTTCTCGGCCCGCTTCGAGCGCGACGGGATGGAGTTCGAGGAGCCGACGCCGCAACTGTTCTCATTCAACAGCCCGCTCGGCGCGTGCCCGGCGTGTCAGGGCTTCGGCCGCGTGCCCGGCATCGACGAGGACCTCGTCATCCCGAACCCCGAGCTATCGATTCGCCAAGGCGCACTCGCCCCATTCCGGTCCGACCAGTGGTCGAAGCATCAACGGTCGTTGATTCGGGAAGCAGGGCGTGTAGGGCTGGATCTGGATACGCCGTACACGCTCCTCCCCAAAGAGCACAAGGAGGTCGTATGGAAGGGCTCGGGCGACTACGTCGGGGTCGAGGGCTTCTTCGCTTTCCTCCAGAAGAAGGCCTACAAGATGCACTACCGCATCTACAACGCACGCTTCCGCGGCTACACGCGGTGCCCGGCGTGTGACGGATACCGGCTCCGCCCGCAGGCGCTCTACGTCAAGCTCCGAGGTCCGGCGATCGGCGGGTTGGAGGGCCAGGCCGAGTGGTACCATATCGGTGAGCTCTCGGAGCTCACGACGGCCGACGCGAAGGCGTTCTTCGAATCCGTCGAGTTGAGCGAGCACGATCAGGAGGTGGCCGGGCGCGTGCTCGAAGAAGTCCGCAAGCGGCTCGGCTACCTCGTTGAGGTCGGCCTCGACTACCTCACGCTCGACCGGCTGGCGATGACGCTCTCGGGCGGCGAAACGCAACGGATCAACCTCGCAACGTCGCTCGGCTCGTCGCTCGTCGGGAGCCTCTACGTCCTCGACGAGCCAACGATCGGCCTCCACCCTCGCGACAACGACCGGCTGATCTCGATCCTCGAAGGGCTCCGCGACATCGGCAACACGGTTCTCGTGGTCGAGCACGACGAGCAGATGATGCGCCGGGCCGACCAGCTCATCGACATCGGTCCGGGCTCGGGCGCGCTCGGCGGCGAGGTCATGTTCCAGGGCACGTTCGACGAGGCCCTCGACGACGAGAACTCGCTGACCGGCGCCTATCTGTCGGGCCGCAAGACGATCCCGGTACCGGATGAGCGCCGTGAGATCGACCCGGAGCGCGCCATCACGGTCAAGGGCGCGCGCCAGCACAACCTCAAGCGGCTCGACGTGTCGTTCCCGCTCGACGTGATCACGGTCGTCACCGGCGTCTCGGGATCTGGCAAGTCGACGCTCGTGCATTCGACGCTGTTCGCGGCGCTGGAGCGTGCGAAGGGCCGCGACTTCGAGGGCAAGGTCGGCTCGCACGATTCGGTCGAGGGCGCCGAGCTGATCGAGACCGTCGAGATGGTCGACCAGTCGCCGATCGGCAAGAGCCCGCGCTCGAACCCGGTGACCTATATCAAGGCGTTCGACGCGATCCGCGAGCTGCTCGCGAGCACGCACCAGGCCAAGATTCGCGGCTACCGACCCGGGACGTTCTCGTTCAACGTGCCCGGTGGGCGGTGCGAGACGTGCCAGGGGGAGGGCGTCGTCCAGGTCGAGATGCAGTTCCTCGCCGACCTCTACCTCGAGTGCGAGGCGTGCGGCGGCAAGCGGTTCAAGCAGGACGTGCTCGATGTCCGGTTCAAGGGCAAGAACGTGGCCGACATTCTCGACCTCACCGTCGATGAGGCTGTCGCTTTCTTCGAGGGCCAGGGCCGCATCGAGACCAAGCTCCAGACGCTCCAGGACGTCGGCCTTGGGTACCTCACGCTCGGACAGCCGTCGAACACGCTCTCCGGTGGCGAAGCCCAGCGCGTGAAGCTGGCCGCGCACCTCAGCAAAACCCACCAAGGCCACACGCTCTACCTGTTCGACGAGCCGACGACGGGTCTTCATTTCGACGAC